The Silene latifolia isolate original U9 population chromosome X, ASM4854445v1, whole genome shotgun sequence genome contains the following window.
cggtcgagcacCACTGTTTACTCGGTCGATTACTCGGTACTCAGCCGAATTTTTGAGTCCAATCCATGTCCATGACATAGAAATATTAATCTGCAAAACACATCGCATGTCCACTACCAACACAAGGTTCATGGTCTTAACGACCTAATAACAATAAGGAGAAAACAAGTCTAACAATCATCCAACAACAAGTCCATAAAATCAAAGCGGAGCTCAAACGTCCGTGTCCTCATCCATATTCTTGCTACCACCAGTGCTAGATGTTCCCGCTCCTTAGAATGCTTCCGCTGAGTAGCCTCCACCACCAGTCCACCTCCCTGACTAGTCTAGCTGgctgccgtagttggctcccTACGGCTCTGTGAGGCAACCATACCCGTAGCTCTCCGGTGTTCCCCAGAAGTTACGGTCTACCCCGTAACCATGGAACACCCCGGTGTTATTCCCCGGCCCTCTCCACCATACCGGCTACGCCAAGTCCGTCCCTATACCCTGGTTGTGGGCTATCTCATGTATGTTCCGCAACATTAAGGTGGAAGAGATCCGCTCGGTCAACTCACTGACCTGCATCCTAGGGTCGAAGAcagtggggtagggcgagtactgggtCGGATAGAAGCTAGGTGTGGTGTAGGAAGgctcactctctttctctctagtCGCCCTCCTTCTACGGTGCTTGCGAGGTGGGGGAACGGTCGCCTGCTTGTCCGATGTAGTGACCGGCTTAGGTAAGTCTAGAAGGATGGTGGGATCGATCAGGTAGAAGTGAGGCTCAGGTTCAGGTTCCCCACTCCCTGAGTCACAGTCCTCTAGGTGGTTCGCCATCGGTAAGTTCTCAGGATCGGGGAGTATCATTAATTTTGTCCCCCTCACCCTCCAAGCTAAGGATCCCTCATCTAACCTCCTAAGCCACTTAATGTGGCACCAATACCTCTCATCCATAGTAGGAGCAGGCTCAACCAACCCAGTTCCCAACGatggtggggcctcaaaatcagtCAGTCTCTGAGCCCAGCGGGTCACTATTGCCCCCATAAGTAAGGTAACGGTTCTTGGACCGTACCATAAGAGCCAAGCTGGAGCACATAACCCTGGGAGCACTGTAGTAAATGTGGTTCCCCCGGCGAGGGTTAAGATAGGACACTAAAAGCATCCCCTCGTGGGTgttcaacttactcatatcaTCCCGCCCAAACAGCAAACAAGTCATCATTCTCAAAAACATATGGAGAGACACATGTTGAACATCGTTAATAAACATGGCATTCGAGCTTGGGAGAGGTCTACCGGTCAGATAGAGTAGATAGTGGGGTGCCCCACTGTTGGTCACAACATCACTCAAGTATCCTTTCTTCTCAGTCTCCAACCCAAGATGGTCAGCAAACTGGTCAAGAGTCAGGTTATGGTCGGTGTTCATAAGGCGAAAACTAACGGTTTTCCCACCCACGTAATAGTCAAGAGAGCTCAAAAACTACAAAGTGAGGAACATGTAAGACGTTTTTTGAAGATAGTACAACCCCTCCATACCCACGATCTCAAATATGTGGGTGATATTCGACTCCACTTCTAAGGTTGTCAAGATTTCGGGAGCCACACAATGAGTCAGCCTCATAGTCCGACCCATTAAAGCCACAAAAGCAGCCCGTTGCTTAAAATCAGAAAAGATTACCGACGGATATTCCTCAAACGGAGGAACAAGAGGCTCTTGGCTCGATTGATCAACTTCCACGGGGGAATTAGCACGAGTACGTTTCTTGGCCGGTGCTTTTGACTTCGGCATGCTGCAAAACTACGAGTTCAACAAGAATTTTCTGGAAATTACACCATGGTAAGGGCTATGTTTCAGTTTATagacttttaagacggagttttaagacagcTTTTTCTCTCAAAAGACATGACATACCAACCCATTAAAGCATTGTTATCAACAATTAACCCTTTAAGAACATCCTAGTAGCAATCTAAGTGGTCAAAATCAAAACTTTGAGacgaaaccctagaaaattttcgACAAAAAATCGGTGATTTTGAGCATAAAAACTGTATTTCGCATGAATAAATCGATGATTAAAAACAATTACTACCAAAATATCACCATAGAAGTACAAATCGTTGAATTACAAGAGTAAAATTTCAGATTTTGGGGCAAAGTACACCATTGATTTGATTAAAAGAAAAGAAAGTTGATTTGTTGTATTACCTTAGGTCGGAAATTGATTAGATAGGGCAAGGGAAAAAATATTCCAAGAACAAGTTCAACCAAAATCACCCAAGTTTgtttttgagagagaaattacAATGAGTGTTTGTGTAAAAATGAGGATAGGAGGTGGAAATATTAGAGTAAAAAGCTTATAGGGTTTCCGGAAAATAAACGAGTTTGACCGCGAAtttggggtactcggccgagttctgGGACTACTCGGCAGAGTagtctctactcggtcgagtatttggtctactcggtcgagtactcagagATGAGTAGCTGGCTTAAATGGTCATTCTGAGTATTCGGCCGAGTGCCTTTATACTCGGCCGAAtttggcctactcggtcgagtatctgcTTTACTCAGCCGAGTTTTCATGAACAGTAGCGGAATTTGGAGTTTCAGAGAATATTTCCTGCAAAACAATAAACATTGTTCGGAGTTCCACTTAGTCGGGGCTCGTCACGCTTAGACCTTATTTCTAACATACCCTAGGCAACTTTGAGTTATATATACATAATGATTTACTTACGCAACATATGTTATGCTTCACATAAACCTTTCACACAACAATTCATGTCACAAACACATATTTTATACTCAGCTAGATTATATTTCTTTTCATGCTATAACATTACCGTCTTTCATTACTCTTCTGCTATGTACAACCATGCATAAAACTTTGGATTGACTACTTGACTCATCCATACATACATATACACAACACTACCATACTTGCATTCCATCTATTTCAACCATTGACACACCCTTTAGGAAACACACATCACACattcaacacacacacacacacacacacacacacacacacacacacacacacacacacacacacacacacacacacacacacacacacacacacacacacacacacacacacacacacacatatatatttCCCCTTATGTTTACCCCTCGTTGTTGCTGGCTTAAGTATAATGGGGCCGGGATTctgagatgagggcgccttctcacccaaaaccgacataagAGGGCTCCCAACACAAATACACCAAGTccattttaatttgacaccctacattcatttggttcaggttccaaaatcgtcgctcttataccactttgtaacacctccacaTACCAAAGTGCCTTATGAAGGACCACCCCAGCATATAAAGGTGCTACTATCTCGGTTGCCCTAGGTAAGTAAATCAAATGAACAATAACAGAACAATTCTTAATTATCTTTATCCTTTACAACATAAACTACGTGAGAAAGATTACAACATAACTACTGGAAGAACTACTAGACACGAGTGACAGCGGCATCTAGTTCGACAGCGTGAcgactcgattcccttccatgTCTCGCAAGCATCATATCAAACATCACCTGCTAAACAaactgctcatcatccccgaatggatcaccacagttttgaaaacacaacatgGGGCCAGTTCATTGAGTAATCAAAATAAGCTAAACACAAAGCAAACAACCAAGACAATCAAACTTTACAACCATTCTCCAACCCCAATCATATCCAATATccggctacacacttaagtgtgtagccctgccagattacccatcgcaacaggtaattctCACTACCAGTGgagggaccgcagccttgcccacctaagcgtcgctcatcgcaatgagcaataacccatgtccattaatgtgcacatcctcctaTGTGACGGGAACCataaagggcgaatcaagggtgtgaagccatttccgatgatgactccactcagcagaggatgcacctcgcaaacataaacaagcaacaaaaattCCAACAACCAAGAAAGACAATTCCTACAACGATACTAAACATGCCACTATCACAACAATTCAtattaaatcaattaaataggcaactgagtagggaaaccctaactTTTCGCTATTCCATGAAAGTGCGTCCAATAATtaagccaagcaagactccacgACGAACCCTACAAGTAAaaaccatatcctattactaaACTAATCAAGATCTACTGAAGGATAACTACTAACCACAAACTCATCTTGAGACGCAACCGATGCCGACGACGGCGacaacccgactcgatgactCCTTGCATAAACAATATCCCTTCTTAGGTTAGTGTCTAAGGTAAAGCAAGGAGTATAAGGTGATAAAAGAAAGTTTGAAGGGAGAGGTTAGGGTTAGAAAGACAAAGGAACCATCGAAAATAAATTACATTATAGACtctgcgttttataataacgtgTTAACTGaagtggtactcggtcgagtatagacataGTACCACttcagtatactcggccgagtacgccctaCCCGGTCGAATAACTTGGTACTCGACCAAGTAACCCTAACTAGGTCGAGTAACACGCTACATCGATCACCCACTCTCTCTCGTATCCCTTGCTAAGAGTCTTCCTTGGTCAATATGTCAGTCAAAGAgtccttaaacagggcgggtattacataggCAGTCTAGGACTCCGAATCTCTCATAGGATGCAACGTCTTTAGCATAGGTAGGAAGATAAATCTCTCCCAATGTGTTCTTTGTCTCCCCACTAAACCCTACCAAGACAttggatttcttggtgatttgatcctcgttgatcttcatggctttgAGTACGtctagcatgatcaggttcactgaactACCCCTGTCTACCAGGATTCTTCTTACAatggctgttccaatctgcatgGAAATTACCAGACCATTGTGATGTAGACCAGGGATccctaccaggtcacaatcaccAAAGGTGATAGGTGGTATATTTCCCAGTTTGTAGGGTGACTTCATTTGAGGcatcctggctatcttctttgctgtTGAACTAGTTAAGCCACAAATCTCTGATCCGCCATTTATGAATTTTACATCATAGAGTGAAGGTGGTAGAGAGAGATTGCGTTCCTTCTTTTGCTCCTAACTTTCTTTACTTTGATCTTCCTTTCTGCCTTTGGCTTTGATGAGATCTTTTAGGTATCCAGCCTTTAGCAGGTAGGCTACCTCTTTCCTCAGCGTGAAGCAATCTTCCGTTGTATACCCAACGTCCATGTAAAATTCGCACCACTTGGAATTGTCCCTCCTTGGATTAGGATTTTCTACTTTCCCAGGCCATGTAACTgttgatcccatgttgtcaagccgcTGGATCaagcctgcaatatcaacactgaagttatgctcagaaataggtgggtgaactttagccttaccttgtTGTTCATATGCTAGGTTTAATGCTGAATGGTTCGGCCTGGAATATGGGGTAGATCTGTAGCTGCTGCCTCTGCCACCGCTCTTCCTATTTGGCTTTTCATACTCCTTAGAATTGCAGGATGCTTTAACTTTGTAGCTTTTGGTCTCCTCTAGCCTGATATAAGATAGAGTCTTGGCCTaaacatcttcaaaggtatgacatggatacttagtgagttcaatGTAAAGATCACTATTTGGTAGTAATCCCTGCCTAAATGCTTCCACTGCACTTCCAACGTCACGCCAGGGAATagacaccttctctttgttgaacctgGCAAGAAATACCCTGAGAGTCTCATCTGACTTCTGGGTAATCCTATAAAGATCACTGGACCGTTTCttcaactccctgctacttgcaaactgctggttgaaattGTTGATCAGGTTTGCAAAGGATTGGATGCTTCCAATTGGAAGATTGATGTACCACTGTAATGCAGGACCGAtcagggtcgttccaaaccccttacacatgcagacctgcctgaaCTCACTTAGGATAGATGCAGCTAACATTTTCTGCTTGTAGAGGGCTACATGGCcttgtggatctgtggtcccatcatagattTCCATGGACGGAATCATAAATTTCTTTGGAAGATCCACTTTAGCTATTTCGTCTATTAAATACGAATCAGCATAACAGTTAGGGGCAGCTTCCTCCATGGTGGCAGGCACTCCAtgtattttttcgaatttttcattaaGTTTCTTAATTTTCTGAACTATTGCCATCATGACAGCCGCTCCTGTCTCATCAGGGTTTTCTTTGTTATTCTCTGGGATCTCACCGTCATCAACGTTGATCACTTTCTTGGTACTATTTGGACTCCCAAAGCTTGAGAAATCAAAGTGTTTGATAATtaatgagaatggggttcctggctggaTTTTGGAGCCTGATCCTTTAGATTTCTTTAACTTCTGTTTCAAAGCGGACTCAGACTCTTTCAACTGTAAGATTTCAGCCTTAGACTGAGCTATTTTCTCTTTCAGGCTCTCCATCTCTGCTACTTTTTGTAGAGCAGCAGTCAATTGTTCTTCCACTGTTGGTTGAGACATTTTTTTTTGCTAGTTTctttgttttttggattttttataaaaaaggacaaaaaaatatattaatgagctagatgccccatggtgggcgccatttattttgtatgaattttgcgcaAGGGTAAATCAGGTCAGGGTAtagtctaggcagggttaactagctcagaTTTATCTATGTGTACTGCAGGGCAGGgtagataataataaaaataatgcaaataaagtaaataataagACAAAGGAATTTGTAAGtgaaaaacccttaaatgggaaaaaaaccacgggcaccaagccaggagaggatttcactatgatttCGAGTAATTAGCAGAATTTATGCAATATTGCCTAAGTATAGCACGTAGTGTAGTAGTATGAGATTGCTAGAGTAGTTGTTGTATATCTTCAAATGATCTTGAGCTGCTCTTATATAGCCAAGCTTGAACGGCTGCATTATCTTCTCCATCGATGCGTAATATTTCCTCTTAATGACGCCATTAATTGCTTTATTGTTGTGCTTAATCACCCACATAAATGCTCGATCTTCATTGTAGAATCTTCCTCTTAAATATCGTTATTAATACCCGGATATATGTAATTATTGACCGGATATTATTATTCTTGAATaggtcaaatattgtccttatAATTGACCAATGTCCTCTCCTTGCCTGGTGCCAGTCTTGTTCTATCCCGACGATTTTGTACCCTGACAGTCAGGTCAGGGTAGGATGTTACCCTGAAGTATCTAGAAAATTCTAGGCCTAACACACTTTCACAGTTTTGGCTATTAAAATAGTGTGAATCATTCTTACTGTTTTATAATTGCTTAGTTGTTTATGGTTTTATTGATGGCTAGATGAGGAAGAGAAAGTATAAAACTGGACTTATATCCGTCTTCTTTGGTGGAGGGAAGTCTCAAAAGTCTAGTTCCTCGTCCTCTCCATATCAAACTGAACCTCAAATTGCAGTTATTGTTAAAATATATACTATTCAAGAACAACAAGTGGTTTCATCAGAAGATACACCCTAAAATGAAACAAGAGCAAATAGTCCAAATGCTGCTGTAAATGAGGAATTTGTCTATGATGGTGATCTTCTTCTTTATGATCGTAGGAAAAGAATCCCCATATCATCGTACCCTCTTAATGATCAAGATATGATAAGAAGGGGGTTCATCAGCAAAGAGGTGTTTAACCACGTAATCAATCCTTTCCTTAATCTGAATTCGGAACTCGGCTTAAGCCTTGTAAGCATCACTTTAAAGAAGCTTGGTATGAGAAGTATAAGTGGCTTGAACATAGCATTGAAAAAGATGCAGCCTTTTGTTTTGTGTGCTACTTATTTAAGGATAAAACAAGTATTATAGGGAGTGATAAATTTGTGACAGATGAGTTTAAAGATTAGAACCGAGCTCATGAAATATTTCTAAAACATATTGGCAATAGTGTTCTTAGTTCTCATAAACAAGCTCAACAAAAATATGATTTTTTCAATTCCCCAAAATCATCCATCGTTGAAAATTTCAATAAGACAAGCAAAAAAGTTAGTATTCTTTACAAAGCTCGCTTGACTCATTCTCTTGATTATTTGAAGTTCCTGTTGCGCCAAGGTTTAGCACGTCGTGGGCACGATGAATCTAaaattgttagggtgcaaacccatgtcccacatcggtagaataaagatggaaaatcatctttataagtttctgcaaaatataatagtatgaggccttttgggaaggagtccAAGAGTAAATCcatgagggcttggcccaaagcggacaatatcgtactgtTATGGGTTGCGGACACAGATACATCAGAGGCCCAACAcgagatattcacgcttccgcacaacaatgaCACCAGAGCTAAGGTTCTGATTTGGGATCTACTTCCGCTGTAATTGTCTTTTTAGGTGTTAATTTGGGTTTGTTGAATTATGGGTGAAAAGATGTTGGCAGTGAATATTTTGAAAGTTAACATACTTTTGGGTTTGGTGAGTTTGTGTGAGGATGGTAGTGTTGGCGCTAAGGTAGAGTTTTCTCCTAAACAGGTCAAGCTAATGGATCCTTAAGACAAACCTACATCTGATTTGGCGCCTCATTTAGGTGATTTGGGCTCTAGGTAGAGCTATCTGGGTTCTTGAAAAAGAGTCGTTGGGATCTCATAAGGGGTCATCTGAAACTTCGACGGGAGTTTGTTCTGTGGAGCTTTTGGGTTGGACTTGTTAGTCTAACAATTTGGATCTTTAATGGAGGTGATTTGTGCTCGCATAGAATGTTGTTTTAGTTTCGACTTGGGTATTTGTTGCCTTGGTGTAGGCATGTTGGTGGTGTTCGCGACACTCTTTTGTACCAGGTGAAACATCTGTTTTGGTCATGGCATTTGTGTCTTTTTATGGGCAATTTGGTACGACGGTACATTTGACCATGATGTTTGGAGGATATTTTTGTTTTGGAATCTAAtgtgtgttgttttggtacaTTGTTCCATCATTAGTGAAGTTTGGTATCTCATATATTTGTGTTGGCGTTTGGTAGCTTCTGTCCTCTTAAGCGTTTGCTATGTTTGGCCTTCCTGTTGGTATGGAGATATGTTGGGTATTTAGTACATTCGGTAGTCGCAGCCTGCTACATTGGGTAGTTTGTATATTTGTTTACGTTTGTTGCATACTTGGTTCGTTTGTCCATTTTGTGGGTTGTGTTCAAGTCAGATTGGAGACTATCGGGATAGGTAGTGACTTAGAATCGATCTTCTTGAAGCTgaatttgtttttctttgtttttcttagTTGGGTTTGTGTTTGGATAATTCtagtcaaggtggagattgttaGAAATTTGTGCGTTCaatttgtgtcgaagacggaCTAAGCTACGAAGAATAAAAGAAGCCTCGTAGGTTCGAAATAAAAGCAAGTCGCACGTATTGCGGTTGAGTGGCGTCAATTTGGTGCATTATTGCTGCGTGTGACTTAGCCTTTGATAATTGAATGTTTCTTAGTTTGTTAGTGGTCGGACTCACGATGGAGGGTTTagtttttcagtacttgtcgttaggagcacctataccaaaacacaatttataacttcacaaacaactctacaattagtaaagaggcaagtaaaggtcggatcccaagggacgggaattgagatgagatttctattgcaactagcggtgtctaagggtgtcataattggggtttgatgtagaagatcactaaactaaatagaaatgaaagtaaacaagcaagatgaattaaaagggatgtaaacaattgataaaaggcactacggtgtcatggggtcataggggattcatgggaattgatcatacaaacatattctcaagttataagcaagcaattattgttgtgatggattgagttcgtttatatcttacaatcctaggaaagtttgggtcccggagacgaatcgattagattgtacaacacctacaagtcgacttaatcttccctactcaacaatatgcatggtctaatgagactcgagttggtttatgtcttacaagtctcattgaaaagataggtgatgggtaaaaaatgcaaggattcataggctcacatttcatcaaacataacatgtgcataagttgagatcacaacaagcaagcaaataaactatgaaagcatattaatttaagcatgaatcatcccccatgttggtttcccctaattacccattaaccctagctaaggaaactactcactcattatcatgttgaacatgctagcaaggttgtcaatcataccaacaaagtgaaacatgatgaataaatgaaagtgattaacaataattaaagagggattaagagaattatacctactaatgattccaataataaagcaaagaataaaagaagtacttggtgcttgattgagaggttgtcaatctcccaataataacccaaataatcttcaattacccaaaataaaggatgaacaagagagagattaaggaaataaaacttgtattaaaacttgattaaatgttgatcacaagattaaagagagatttgattgatattaactacactaaagatttctaagaagaacatgctcttctaattagactaatggggtatttatagtggggattaggtgcatgaattagggttaactaagggcttaaatgacgattaagtc
Protein-coding sequences here:
- the LOC141617538 gene encoding uncharacterized protein LOC141617538 — its product is MSQPTVEEQLTAALQKVAEMESLKEKIAQSKAEILQLKESESALKQKLKKSKGSGSKIQPGTPFSLIIKHFDFSSFGSPNSTKKVINVDDGEIPENNKENPDETGAAVMMAIVQKIKKLNEKFEKIHGVPATMEEAAPNCYADSYLIDEIAKVDLPKKFMIPSMEIYDGTTDPQGHVALYKQKMLAASILSEFRQVCMCKGFGTTLIGPALQWYINLPIGSIQSFANLINNFNQQFASSRELKKRSSDLYRITQKSDETLRVFLARFNKEKVSIPWRDVGSAVEAFRQGLLPNSDLYIELTKLEETKSYKVKASCNSKEYEKPNRKSGGRGSSYRSTPYSRPNHSALNLAYEQQGLIQRLDNMGSTVTWPGKVENPNPRRDNSKWCEFYMDVGYTTEDCFTLRKEVAYLLKAGYLKDLIKAKGRKEDQKICGLTSSTAKKIARMPQMKSPYKLGNIPPITFGDCDLVGIPGLHHNGLVISMQIGTAIVRRILVDRGSSVNLIMLDVLKAMKINEDQITKKSNVLVGFSGETKNTLGEIYLPTYAKDVASYERFGVLDCLCNTRPV